A DNA window from Coffea arabica cultivar ET-39 chromosome 6c, Coffea Arabica ET-39 HiFi, whole genome shotgun sequence contains the following coding sequences:
- the LOC113697229 gene encoding uncharacterized protein isoform X5, with product MHKLQSNGYTTHQRHIGASSKSSSAHDNYPVDDSSFSSQSSCNSGVMNSKMDLHSSGKESGNASPRNTGSKDLLEAAEGTIEELRVEAKMWERNARKLMLDLDMLRKEFLGQSKKQSDLVMELSAAYAEHSGLKKEIEQLNVMLEESTLKQRALEDSVLQSEGQTQIQEELESELKYHQQSNANLSLQLKRSQESNIELVSILQELEHTIEQQKIEIENLSALHLKSADSESSVEQNLGENRNLLLQFQQLQESGKMLEIDVQRLEKALEEKVNELETQRSLNGQSLLDMERVYKYQLSVKDEEITNLQAKVMKSVRGRLLDDMEKNSGSDSDLIKEIESLREKVHELETDCNELTEENLELLLKIKESENIHIGKCGSFSSTSSELPAKSVSMQSDVSDTEPQMYDPELKSKTNEEEQCAAFESSGLFCELLKQLELAFHCLMKPLPNVSPHASEKCKFILDDVANLSKKDSSNSKVFTESILNYFSELNNILEDRIAEFEQTIRCGEIEIQKRNDAITEAHKSVEDMILKVQQHEISKAELEADCQSLLKELSQKRSEMDKLQADLLSKEGQTNFHIQRQRELEIQVADLQTEKVQLEMNNETIEREHEVTSKCLDDLQNDFAVLSSRLDSHVSAKEILERKLAELELEKRNLEKKIILLEDEKLQLQERISVMDVQMTQLGDEQQSCRLELKDSKSLAMNLQNQIRRLEIEMEAHNVSFNQNIQDKQDQLLESQRHCECLRAENQDLQASILRLGEERKILQKLNKELKKKELELHEHSEQMATRLENSEKCFSDCTRKVEALEENLNSTLEAFTLKEKSLNSELEAFLQECRNEKEKLVLQETLSNQMHFEMSSEVKNLQKEVESLMTQISVAHEEKEKAESEASLEIASLNADKRKLEFALQEVNSKLELSERELNNLHVEFELKAESLRTELSASEKIHVIPIADHEKLLKQLASRRTTEEKLKTALNNIELKLTLSDYENQQLREESANLKVHFQRVADLQHEVSVLKSKVEECRFEKEKLEASYQTVSGDYESLKAEKNSCVEKVLSLQKAMTAYEDCKQKAIALEEKLLQMEGALLSKETLSAQNADLEKELNEVRKVSKQYQQIISQLEEQKSECLLKVQALEMDVLKRHNCDRKCDGKCSMKDGSPRPGEVADELAEALDEDNMHKIQLHSFSSEELSSETMACSKISVVESQAEARERFERTKSSLETELRDLRERYLEMSLKYAEVEAQREDLVMKLKAAKSGKRWFS from the exons ATGCACAAATTACAAAGCAATGGATACACCACTCATCAGAGACACATTGGAGCTAGCTCGAAGAGTAGTTCAGCTCATGATAACTATCCTGTTGATGATTCTTCTTTTTCAAGCCAATCATCTTGTAACTCAGGGGTAATGAATTCAAAAATGGATTTGCACAGTAGTGGAAAAGAGTCTGGCAACGCATCTCCAAGAAACACTGGATCTAAAGATCTTCTGGAAGCAGCAGAAGGTACTATTGAGGAACTCCGAGTAGAAGCTAAAATGTGGGAGAGAAATGCCAGGAAATTGATGCTTGATCTGGATATGTTGAGAAAAGAATTCTTAGGCCAGTCAAAAAAGCAGTCTGATTTAGTAATGGAGCTTTCAGCAGCATATGCAGAGCATAGTGGCCTCAAGAAAGAAATTGAACAGTTGAATGTAATGCTGGAGGAATCAACTCTCAAGCAGAGAGCTTTAGAGGATTCAGTTCTTCAATCTGAAGGTCAAACTCAAATTCAAGAGGAATTGGAAAGTGAGCTAAAGTATCATCAACAATCTAATGCCAATCTATCTCTGCAACTAAAAAGAAGTCAAGAATCAAACATCGAGCTTGTTTCTATTCTCCAAGAGCTGGAACATACCATAGAACAGCAGAAAATTGAGATAGAGAATCTCTCTGCTCTACACTTGAAGTCTGCTGATAGTGAAAGTTCTGTTGAACAAAATTTGGGGGAGAATAGGAACTTACTGCTCCAATTTCAACAACTTCAGGAATCAGGAAAGATGTTGGAAATAGATGTTCAGCGTCTTGAGAAAGCCTTGGAAGAAAAAGTTAATGAGCTAGAAACTCAACGGAGCTTGAATGGCCAGTCCCTTTTAGATATGGAGAGAGTATACAAATATCAGTTGAGTGTTAAGGATGAAGAAATAACCAATTTACAAGCAAAAGTGATGAAGTCTGTCAGAGGAAGACTCTTGGACGATATGGAAAAGAATAGTGGAAGTGATTCTGATCTTATTAAAGAGATTGAATCCTTGAGAGAGAAAGTGCATGAGCTAGAGACCGATTGCAATGAGCTTACTGAGGAGAACTTGGAGCTTTTGTTGAAGATTAAGGAGTCGGAGAATATACACATTGGAAAATGTGGATCTTTCAGTTCAACATCTAGTGAGCTGCCAGCGAAATCTGTTAGCATGCAGTCTGATGTGAGTGACACCGAACCCCAGATGTATGATCCAGAGCTCAAGTCAAAGACGAATGAGGAGGAGCAATGTGCTGCATTTGAATCTTCTGGACTATTCTGTGAATTACTGAAACAACTGGAATTGGCTTTTCACTGTCTAATGAAGCCATTGCCTAATGTTTCTCCTCATGCAAGTGAGAAGTGCAAATTTATTCTTGATGATGTGGCTAATTTGAGCAAGAAAGATTCATCCAACTCAAAGGTATTCACTGAATCAATACTCAACTATTTCTCTGAGCTGAACAACATCTTGGAAGATAGGATTGCTGAGTTTGAGCAGACCATTAGATGTGGTGAAATTGAGATCCAAAAGAGAAATGATGCTATTACTGAAGCTCACAAAAGTGTGGAAGATATGATCCTGAAGGTTCAACAGCATGAGATTTCAAAGGCAGAACTAGAAGCTGATTGTCAAAGTTTGCTGAAGGAATTATCTCAAAAGAGATCTGAGATGGATAAGCTACAAGCTGATTTGTTGAGTAAGGAAGGGCAAACTAATTTTCACATCCAACGTCAAAGGGAATTAGAAATTCAAGTTGCTGATCTTCAAACAGAAAAGGTCCAGCTGGAAATGAACAATGAAACAATTGAGAGGGAACATGAAGTCACATCCAAATGCTTGGATGATCTACAAAATGATTTTGCAGTGCTCAGTAGCAGATTGGATTCCCATGTCTCTGCAAaggaaattcttgaaagaaaattAGCAGAGTTAGAACTGGAAAAACGCAACTTAGAGAAGAAAATCATACTATTGGAAGATGAaaaattgcaattacaagaaAGAATATCAGTTATGGATGTTCAAATGACGCAATTGGGAGATGAGCAGCAGTCTTGTCGATTGGAACTAAAGGACTCCAAGTCCCTTGCAATGAACCTGCAAAATCAGATCAGAAGATTGGAGATTGAGATGGAGGCCCATAATGTCAGTTTCAACCAAAATATACAAGATAAACAGGATCAACTGTTGGAATCTCAAAGACACTGTGAATGTCTTAGGGCAGAAAATCAGGACTTACAAGCATCCATTCTCAGACTTGGCGAAGAGCGCAAGATTCTTCAGAAATTGAATAAAGAACTGAAGAAGAAGGAACTAGAATTGCATGAACATAGTGAGCAGATGGCGACACGATTAGAGAATTCTGAAAAATGTTTCTCTGATTGCACTAGAAAGGTTGAAGCTCTAGAAGAAAATCTTAATTCCACACTGGAAGCATTTACCTTGAAAGAGAAAAGTCTGAATTCTGAACTGGAGGCCTTTCTTCAGGAATGcagaaatgaaaaggaaaaacttgTTCTGCAGGAGACTTTGTCAAATCAGATGCATTTTGAGATGTCATCCGAAGTGAAGAACCTCCAGAAGGAGGTGGAAAGCCTGATGACCCAAATTTCTGTAGCTCATGAGGAAAAGGAGAAAGCAGAGTCTGAGGCTTCTCTTGAAATTGCCAGTCTGAATGCTGATAAAAGAAAATTGGAATTTGCTCTTCAAGAAGTTAACTCGAAATTAGAATTGAGCGAGCGTGAGCTTAATAATCTACATGTAGAATTTGAGTTGAAGGCAGAAAGCCTGAGGACTGAGCTTTCTGCTTCCGAAAAGATTCATGTAATACCAATTGCTGACCATGAAAAATTGTTAAAGCAATTAGCAAGTCGCAGGACAACTGAAGAAAAGCTTAAGACAGCTCTGAACAACATTGAATTGAAGCTTACTCTTTCTGACTATGAAAACCAACAACTCCGAGAGGAGAGTGCCAACCTAAAAGTTCATTTTCAAAGAGTAGCAGACCTGCAGCATGAAGTCTCAGTTTTGAAGAGCAAGGTTGAAGAGTGCAGGTTTGAGAAGGAAAAACTAGAAGCCTCATATCAGACAGTATCTGGGGATTATGAGAGTCTGAAGGCTGAGAAGAATTCCTGTGTTGAAAAAGTTTTGAGCTTACAAAAGGCAATGACTGCCTATGAGGACTGCAAACAAAAGGCAATTGCCCTGGAAGAAAAGCTACTCCAAATGGAGGGTGCTTTACTTTCAAAAGAGACCTTGTCTGCGCAGAATGCTGATCTGGAAAAAGAACTAAACGAAGTCAGAAAAGTAAGCAAGCAGTATCAGCAGATTATATCTCAGCTTGAAGAGCAAAAATCAGAATGCTTGCTGAAAGTTCAAGCTCTTGAAATGGATGTGTTGAAGAGACATAATTGTGACAGAAAG TGCGATGGTAAGTGCAGTATGAAGGATGGAAGTCCTCGTCCAGGTGAAGTTGCTGACGAGCTCGCTGAGGCACTGGATGAGGATAACATGCACAAAATTCAGCTGCATAG CTTTTCATCAGAGGAGCTAAGCAGCGAAACGATGGCCTGCTCGAAGATATCAGTGGTAGAGAGTCAAGCAGAGGCAAGAGAGAGATTTGAACGAACAAAGTCATCACTAGAGACGGAGCTAAGAGACCTTCGCGAGCGGTATTTGGAAATGAGCCTGAAATATGCCGAAGTGGAAGCCCAGCGGGAGGATCTTgtgatgaagctaaaggcagcCAAAAGTGGAAAGAGGTGGTTCTCTTGA